The Streptomyces kanamyceticus DNA segment GCGCGGGCGCGCAGGGCGCCCGTGCGGGGGCGCTCGGTTGCGGAGTCGTTCATCAAGGACTCACCTTCGGGGTCAGGCCCGAGACAACTGAGGCATAGACGTCCATCAGCTGGTCGGCGCTGCGGGTGATGCTGTAGTGCCGCACGGCGGCCGCCGCCGTGCGGTGCGAGAGGTCCCGGCCGCGGAGGCGGAAGAGGACCTGCGCGAAGGCGTCCGGATCGCTCGGGCAGTGCGAGGCGTTGGCCTGTTCGCCCGGGCGCAGGTCGTCGAGGGGGAGGCCGTCGATGGCGGGGCACGAGGTGTAGAGCACGGGCAGTCCGTTGGCCAGACCTTCGACCAGCGCGAGCCCGAAGGCCTCCTCCGGGGAGGGGGAGGCCAGCGCGTCCATCGCCGCGAGCAGCGACGGCAGGTCCGGCGCGCGTCCGGCCGCGCGGCCGTCCTCGTGCTCCGCCTCGCCGACGAAGCGCACCCGGTCGGCCAGGGCGAGCCGGTCGGCGAGCCGCCGCAGTTCCTGCTCCTGGTCACCGGCGCCCACCAGCAGGACCACGACGTCGTCGGGCAGTTGGGACGCGGCACGCAGCAGGACGTCGAAGCGCTTGCCGCGCGTCAGCCGTCCCACGCCGCCGACGACGAAGGCGTGCTCGGGCAGGTCCAGGTGCTCGCGGGTCCTGGCGCGGGCGTCCGGGTCGAACAGGAAGCGATCGACGTCGATGCCGTTCGGCACCACCCGGATCCGCTGCCGAGGCACGCCCCAGCGGTGCAGCCGCTGCCCGACGGCCGGGGAGACGGCGACCGTCATCCGGCCGAGGCGCTCGCCGGTCAGGTAGAGCCCGCGGACGCCCGCCGTCAGCCTGCGGCCTTCCATCTGGGTGTCTCCCAGCGAGTGTTCCGTGGCCACCACGGCGCGTACCCCGGCCGTCCGCGCCGCGATGCGCCCGTAGAGGCAGGCCCGGAAGAGGTGGGTGTGGACCAGGTCGTAGCGGCCGCCCTTGATGAGCCGGGAGAGGCGGGGCAGTGCCGCGACGTCCCGGTTGCCGGACATGCCGAGGTCGCTCACGCGCGCGGACCCGTCGGCCACGATGCCGTCCGCCACCGTGCCCGCGTTGGTCAGCGTGATGACGTCGCAGTCCGCGGGCTGGTGCCTGAGCAGCAGCCGCAGTTGCTGCTCCGCGCCGCCCATGCCGAGTCCGGTGATGATGTGCAGCACCCTCATCCGGTCACCGCCGCCCGGTCGAAGGCGCGGCCCCTGA contains these protein-coding regions:
- a CDS encoding glycosyltransferase, which encodes MRVLHIITGLGMGGAEQQLRLLLRHQPADCDVITLTNAGTVADGIVADGSARVSDLGMSGNRDVAALPRLSRLIKGGRYDLVHTHLFRACLYGRIAARTAGVRAVVATEHSLGDTQMEGRRLTAGVRGLYLTGERLGRMTVAVSPAVGQRLHRWGVPRQRIRVVPNGIDVDRFLFDPDARARTREHLDLPEHAFVVGGVGRLTRGKRFDVLLRAASQLPDDVVVLLVGAGDQEQELRRLADRLALADRVRFVGEAEHEDGRAAGRAPDLPSLLAAMDALASPSPEEAFGLALVEGLANGLPVLYTSCPAIDGLPLDDLRPGEQANASHCPSDPDAFAQVLFRLRGRDLSHRTAAAAVRHYSITRSADQLMDVYASVVSGLTPKVSP